A genomic segment from Dietzia psychralcaliphila encodes:
- a CDS encoding Dyp-type peroxidase: MGDSNRRSALNRRSFLVGGAALTGGAAVAGGAAGWGVGGRTATARTPDRDAIANSRAVGAATEPFHGDRQSGITTAPQAHAAYVAFDLRDGLRRTDLIGVLRAWTQDAARLTQGRGGLADLQHELAEGPSRLTVTIGFGPELLGKIGLGDRTPEWLQPLPDFPQIDRLEDRWSGGDLLLQVCADDPLTVAHSARILSSGVRDAVLQRWAQRGFRRAVGTDPSGQTQRNLFGQIDGTANPSPADADYDQLLYSDGADRRWMRGGTSLVLRRIRMTMDTWEEIERSSRELTIGRKLDSGAPLTGTTEHDPADFEAIDQTGLTVIPTESHIARARPRVRAETILRRPYNYDDIPDPGQISNSGLLFASYQADPVRQFVPIQQRLAEQDMLNTWTVPIGSAVFAIPPGCHEGGYVGESALEG; encoded by the coding sequence ATGGGTGACAGTAACCGCCGCTCGGCGTTGAATCGCAGATCCTTCCTGGTCGGCGGTGCGGCGCTTACCGGTGGTGCCGCTGTCGCCGGAGGAGCTGCGGGGTGGGGAGTTGGTGGGCGCACCGCGACCGCGCGGACCCCTGATCGCGACGCGATAGCCAACTCCCGGGCCGTCGGCGCGGCCACCGAGCCCTTCCATGGTGACCGTCAGTCCGGCATCACCACGGCGCCACAGGCGCATGCGGCGTATGTGGCATTCGATTTGCGAGACGGCCTTCGCCGCACCGACCTCATCGGCGTACTACGAGCCTGGACGCAGGACGCGGCCCGGCTCACGCAGGGGCGCGGCGGTCTGGCCGACCTGCAACACGAGTTGGCTGAAGGACCGTCCCGGTTAACGGTGACCATCGGCTTCGGCCCGGAGCTGCTCGGCAAGATCGGTCTTGGAGACCGCACCCCGGAGTGGTTGCAGCCGCTACCGGACTTCCCGCAGATCGACCGGCTCGAGGACCGGTGGTCCGGCGGGGATCTGCTGCTGCAGGTCTGTGCCGACGACCCGCTCACCGTCGCCCACTCGGCCCGGATTCTGTCCTCGGGTGTTCGCGATGCGGTCCTTCAGCGGTGGGCGCAGCGAGGGTTCCGTCGTGCCGTGGGCACCGACCCGTCCGGGCAGACACAACGCAACCTCTTCGGGCAGATTGACGGCACCGCCAATCCCTCGCCGGCCGATGCCGACTACGACCAGTTGTTGTACTCCGATGGCGCCGACCGGCGATGGATGCGGGGCGGTACCTCCCTGGTGCTGCGTCGTATCCGGATGACGATGGACACCTGGGAGGAGATCGAACGGAGCTCCCGTGAGCTCACGATCGGACGGAAACTCGACTCGGGCGCGCCGTTGACCGGTACCACAGAACACGACCCCGCTGACTTCGAGGCGATTGACCAGACCGGGTTGACCGTCATCCCCACCGAATCACACATCGCCCGGGCCCGGCCACGGGTCCGGGCCGAGACGATTCTGCGACGACCGTACAACTATGACGATATCCCGGATCCCGGCCAGATCAGCAACTCCGGGCTGTTGTTCGCGTCCTACCAGGCCGACCCGGTACGCCAGTTCGTACCGATCCAGCAGCGACTGGCAGAGCAGGACATGCTCAACACCTGGACGGTCCCGATCGGCTCCGCCGTTTTCGCGATCCCACCGGGGTGCCACGAGGGCGGCTACGTCGGCGAGAGCGCATTGGAGGGATAG
- a CDS encoding copper chaperone PCu(A)C: MRRTPFVAVIAAVALGLAGCTSENTETGTETTAASTVGAAPIVVEDAWVKATDVNGGTEHGEAATGDPGSADPNAHGDGGAMAPVFGIVRNQSDEDVRLVEVASVVSGEAELHETVSGAAGGSMMQEREGGFVIPAGGELVFEPGGNHIMLMGVHESIRTGQEVAVTLTLENGDSSEIVASARSFEGGNEQYQGGE, from the coding sequence ATGCGTAGGACTCCCTTCGTCGCGGTGATCGCCGCGGTCGCCCTGGGCCTGGCCGGGTGCACCTCGGAGAACACCGAGACCGGGACGGAGACGACCGCAGCCTCGACCGTCGGCGCGGCGCCCATTGTGGTGGAGGATGCGTGGGTCAAGGCCACTGATGTCAATGGGGGCACTGAACACGGCGAGGCCGCCACTGGTGACCCCGGTTCTGCTGACCCGAATGCGCACGGTGACGGTGGCGCGATGGCACCGGTGTTTGGGATCGTGCGGAATCAATCCGATGAGGATGTCCGCTTGGTCGAGGTGGCCTCCGTGGTCTCCGGTGAGGCCGAGTTGCACGAGACCGTCTCGGGGGCGGCGGGTGGCTCGATGATGCAGGAGCGAGAGGGCGGCTTTGTCATCCCGGCAGGCGGAGAGCTTGTCTTCGAGCCTGGCGGGAACCACATCATGCTGATGGGCGTGCACGAATCGATCCGCACGGGTCAGGAAGTCGCCGTGACCCTCACATTGGAGAACGGCGACAGCAGCGAGATCGTCGCCTCCGCGCGGTCGTTCGAGGGGGGCAATGAGCAGTACCAGGGCGGGGAGTGA
- the lspA gene encoding signal peptidase II: protein MSKDVNPVTEPPRQSEQGALARTALVVSVMLLAAADLGAKAWAGGALADGHTVDLGPMQLRLGFNSGVAFSLGAGLPAGVVLGITGLIIGALALFTWRATGTATRTVRLALALVLGGAVANFIDRAPDGVVTDYLHTGWFPTFNLADVFITGGAVVLIVATLTGRDRIEVWETPEVAARQVRGPHDN, encoded by the coding sequence ATGTCGAAGGACGTCAATCCCGTTACTGAACCACCCCGACAAAGCGAACAAGGTGCCCTGGCGCGAACTGCTCTGGTCGTCTCCGTCATGCTGCTGGCCGCGGCGGACCTCGGAGCTAAGGCTTGGGCGGGCGGAGCACTGGCCGACGGCCACACGGTGGATCTGGGACCAATGCAGCTGCGCCTGGGTTTCAACTCCGGGGTGGCGTTCAGCCTCGGCGCTGGCCTTCCCGCCGGCGTCGTTCTCGGCATCACTGGACTCATCATCGGTGCGCTGGCGCTCTTCACCTGGCGGGCCACCGGCACAGCAACGCGCACAGTACGACTGGCGTTGGCCCTGGTCTTGGGCGGAGCTGTGGCCAACTTCATCGATCGCGCCCCCGACGGGGTGGTGACTGACTACCTGCACACCGGATGGTTCCCTACTTTCAACCTCGCCGATGTCTTCATCACCGGTGGCGCTGTGGTGCTGATCGTGGCCACCCTTACCGGCCGCGACAGGATCGAGGTGTGGGAGACGCCAGAAGTTGCAGCCCGGCAAGTCAGGGGACCTCATGACAACTGA
- the merA gene encoding mercury(II) reductase, which produces MEPGFEFDLAVVGSGGAAMAAAITARQAGRTVLVIERGTIGGTCVNIGCVPSKALLAAASTRQAALTNPFPGVPTLARDVDLGALVTQKDQLVTRLRETKYADVANAHGFEIRRGEASFLDPDTLVMDGDPVAAGSVVLATGAEPALPKDVTGLDEVGYLTSTAAMELTELPDSMIVIGGGYVGIEQAQLFAHLGTRVTIIGRITPAAEPEMVAILRQALAQDGITVVEEHATSVDRQNAQVTVRTASGRSLCAERLLVATGRRPSTDRLNLPAAGITTDPDGFILVDEHQRTTNRRVFAAGDVTSAPQFVYVAAATGKAAAVNALRTDPQGPAEVVDYTGLPTVIFSRPQLATAGLTEAAARAAGHRCQSRVMSFEDLPRALIDQDTRGAIKMVAEIETGRILGLSAIGDRAGEIMLAATYAITAGMTTRQIADTWAPYLTTSEALRLVAGTFHTELPTSCCA; this is translated from the coding sequence ATGGAACCGGGTTTCGAATTCGATTTGGCGGTGGTGGGCTCCGGCGGGGCAGCCATGGCGGCCGCTATCACCGCGCGGCAGGCCGGCAGGACGGTGCTGGTGATCGAGCGCGGCACCATCGGCGGCACCTGCGTGAACATCGGGTGCGTCCCGTCCAAGGCGCTGCTGGCCGCTGCCAGCACCCGCCAAGCCGCACTGACCAATCCCTTCCCCGGGGTCCCCACCCTCGCCCGGGACGTTGATCTGGGAGCGCTGGTCACGCAGAAGGACCAGCTGGTCACTCGACTGCGAGAGACCAAATACGCCGACGTCGCGAACGCCCATGGCTTCGAAATCCGCCGTGGGGAGGCTTCCTTCCTCGATCCCGACACTCTGGTGATGGATGGGGATCCGGTGGCGGCCGGTTCGGTGGTACTGGCCACCGGAGCAGAACCGGCACTACCGAAGGACGTAACCGGGCTGGACGAGGTGGGGTATCTGACCTCGACCGCCGCCATGGAATTAACTGAACTTCCCGACTCCATGATCGTCATCGGCGGTGGCTACGTCGGTATCGAACAGGCCCAACTCTTCGCCCATCTGGGCACCCGGGTGACCATCATCGGCAGGATCACCCCTGCTGCCGAGCCGGAAATGGTCGCCATCCTTCGTCAGGCCCTGGCCCAGGACGGGATCACGGTGGTCGAGGAGCACGCCACCTCTGTCGACCGGCAGAACGCACAGGTCACAGTCCGCACCGCTTCGGGCCGCAGCCTCTGCGCAGAGCGTCTACTGGTGGCCACCGGGCGTCGCCCGTCCACAGACCGCCTCAACCTGCCAGCCGCAGGAATCACCACCGACCCGGACGGATTCATCCTTGTCGACGAGCATCAGCGCACCACCAACCGGCGGGTCTTCGCCGCCGGTGACGTCACCTCGGCACCCCAGTTCGTCTACGTCGCTGCTGCCACTGGGAAGGCCGCCGCCGTCAACGCTCTTCGGACCGATCCGCAGGGCCCAGCCGAGGTCGTCGACTACACCGGACTGCCGACGGTGATCTTCTCCCGCCCCCAACTGGCCACCGCCGGGCTCACCGAAGCCGCAGCCCGGGCCGCCGGGCACCGATGCCAATCCCGAGTGATGAGCTTCGAGGACCTGCCGCGCGCCTTGATCGACCAGGACACCCGCGGGGCGATCAAGATGGTCGCCGAAATAGAAACCGGGAGGATCCTCGGACTCAGCGCCATCGGAGACCGCGCCGGAGAAATCATGCTCGCGGCCACCTACGCCATCACAGCCGGGATGACTACCCGCCAGATCGCCGACACCTGGGCTCCCTATTTGACCACTTCCGAAGCCCTGCGCCTGGTCGCAGGCACCTTCCACACCGAACTACCCACCTCCTGCTGCGCCTGA
- a CDS encoding heavy metal-responsive transcriptional regulator — protein MRIGELAATAGTTPKTLRYYESVGLLPPPQRTLNGYRDYPEHVISRLDFIRRGQSAGLSLARIGEILRIRDDGQAPCAHVDTLLVTRLDEIDQQIADLLQLRQAVAQLQSANRTVDPATCQAETICHYL, from the coding sequence ATGAGGATCGGCGAACTGGCTGCCACGGCGGGCACCACTCCGAAAACCCTTCGCTACTACGAATCCGTGGGCCTGCTCCCGCCCCCACAACGAACCCTCAACGGTTACCGTGACTACCCCGAGCACGTCATCTCCCGGCTCGATTTCATCCGGCGGGGCCAGAGCGCGGGACTATCGCTTGCCCGCATCGGTGAGATCCTCCGGATTCGCGATGACGGACAGGCACCTTGCGCTCACGTCGACACGCTCCTGGTGACTCGACTGGACGAGATCGACCAGCAGATAGCCGACCTTTTGCAGCTGCGTCAGGCAGTCGCCCAGCTCCAGTCCGCCAACCGCACAGTGGACCCTGCGACCTGCCAAGCCGAGACGATCTGCCACTACCTCTGA
- a CDS encoding CueP family metal-binding protein, whose translation MTTTDTSRRRVASAFLAAAALTLAGCSTGPSGNASTEPPVTSLESYGLAGLDAPQIINKLDTMPVADRPDDLIASVQPNELVLTSGDVSLATMPMPDDQFYLSVAPYSTSTHPCQFHSLTTCRGEMATEEVYVTITDTATGDTLIDEPRTTYDNGFLGFWLPRDITATLTIDYDDKSATVPIATGDQDLTCLTTMRLA comes from the coding sequence ATGACAACCACCGACACCTCTCGGCGACGAGTCGCATCCGCGTTCCTTGCTGCCGCCGCGTTGACTCTCGCCGGCTGCTCGACCGGACCGTCAGGCAACGCGTCGACAGAACCACCCGTCACCTCGTTGGAGTCCTACGGTCTCGCCGGTCTCGACGCGCCCCAGATCATCAACAAACTCGACACCATGCCCGTGGCCGATAGGCCGGATGATCTGATCGCCTCGGTGCAGCCGAACGAACTGGTCTTGACCAGTGGCGATGTGAGCCTCGCAACGATGCCTATGCCAGATGACCAGTTCTATCTGTCAGTGGCGCCCTACAGCACCAGCACCCACCCCTGCCAGTTCCACAGCCTGACCACCTGCCGCGGTGAGATGGCCACCGAGGAGGTGTACGTCACCATCACCGATACCGCCACCGGAGACACCCTCATCGACGAACCACGCACCACCTATGACAACGGCTTCCTCGGATTCTGGCTACCGCGAGACATCACTGCCACGCTCACCATCGATTACGACGACAAGTCGGCCACTGTTCCGATCGCCACCGGAGACCAGGACCTCACCTGCCTGACCACCATGAGACTCGCCTGA
- a CDS encoding heavy metal translocating P-type ATPase, with the protein MSQPHDHHHHAHRHGSGGDAAGHLDDKGAAVAEHHHPDAPHDTTGHGHAGQHHAGHEDHGGHAGHADHVGQFRRLFWIMLVLAVPVVAFNEMFAHLLGYQLPEADWVWWLSPALGTVMYVWGGRPFLTGALSEVRARQPGMMLLIGLAITVAFIASWGASLSLLDHELNFWWELALLVVIMLLGHWIEMRSLAQTTSALDSLAALLPDEAEKLDGDDVVTVPPVDLAVGDVVIVRPGASVPADGKIIDGSASMDESMVTGESKPVRREIGEQVVAGTVATDSGLRVEVSAIGDDTALAGIQKLVADAQASSSRAQRIADTAAGWLFWFALASAVITAVIWSVLGLPDAAVVRTITVLVIACPHALGLAIPLVVSIATERAARGGVLIKDRLALESMRTVNSVLFDKTGTLTKGEPTVTGIEPIEGHTQDEVLALAAAAESDSEHPLARAVIGAARARELAVSKATDFSSSPAVGVKATVDGTVVEVGGPYLLDQHGRDELPVADHWRTEGAIILHILANGRVIGALRLADEIRPESRDAVDALHAAGAQVVMITGDAQAVADTVAAELGIDRVFAGVRPEDKAAKVAQLQHEGRKVAMVGDGVNDAPALAQADVGIAIGAGTDVAIGSAGVILASSDPRSVLSVIELSRASYRKMKQNLWWAAGYNLAAVPLAAGVLAPVGFVLPMSVGAILMSLSTVVVALNAQLLRRLDLSPESVTRAMERG; encoded by the coding sequence ATGAGTCAACCGCACGATCATCATCACCACGCCCACCGCCACGGATCCGGTGGCGACGCGGCCGGGCACCTCGACGATAAGGGCGCGGCGGTAGCCGAGCATCATCACCCGGATGCGCCCCACGACACCACCGGCCACGGCCACGCAGGGCAGCATCACGCCGGCCATGAAGACCACGGCGGTCATGCCGGGCACGCAGACCACGTCGGGCAGTTCCGACGTCTTTTCTGGATCATGCTCGTCTTGGCGGTACCGGTGGTGGCCTTCAACGAGATGTTCGCCCACCTCCTGGGTTACCAACTCCCCGAGGCCGACTGGGTGTGGTGGCTCTCCCCCGCCCTGGGCACGGTGATGTATGTCTGGGGCGGCCGACCGTTCCTGACCGGCGCACTCTCCGAGGTACGCGCTCGTCAACCCGGCATGATGCTTCTCATCGGCCTGGCAATCACCGTGGCGTTCATCGCCTCCTGGGGCGCGAGCCTGAGCTTGTTGGACCATGAGCTGAACTTCTGGTGGGAACTGGCCCTGCTGGTGGTCATCATGCTGCTGGGCCACTGGATCGAGATGCGCTCCCTGGCGCAAACCACCTCTGCACTCGATTCCCTGGCGGCACTGCTACCCGATGAGGCCGAGAAGCTCGACGGCGACGACGTGGTCACAGTCCCACCGGTCGACCTGGCGGTCGGTGACGTCGTGATCGTCCGCCCCGGCGCTTCTGTGCCCGCCGACGGCAAGATCATCGACGGCTCGGCCAGCATGGACGAATCCATGGTCACCGGCGAATCCAAGCCGGTCCGCCGTGAAATCGGCGAGCAAGTGGTCGCCGGCACGGTGGCCACCGACTCCGGCTTGCGCGTCGAAGTCTCCGCAATCGGTGACGACACAGCCCTGGCCGGAATTCAGAAGCTGGTGGCCGACGCGCAGGCATCCTCCTCGCGTGCCCAGCGCATCGCCGACACCGCGGCCGGGTGGTTGTTCTGGTTCGCCCTCGCATCGGCCGTGATCACCGCTGTCATCTGGAGTGTCCTGGGGTTGCCGGATGCGGCGGTGGTTCGCACGATCACCGTGCTGGTGATCGCCTGCCCGCACGCCCTGGGATTGGCGATCCCGCTGGTGGTCTCGATCGCCACCGAACGCGCCGCCCGCGGCGGCGTGCTGATCAAGGACCGCCTCGCGCTGGAATCGATGCGAACGGTGAACTCCGTGCTGTTCGACAAGACCGGCACCCTGACCAAGGGCGAACCCACCGTCACCGGGATCGAACCGATCGAAGGACACACCCAAGACGAGGTGCTTGCCCTCGCTGCCGCGGCCGAGAGCGACAGTGAGCACCCGCTCGCCAGAGCTGTGATCGGGGCCGCGCGAGCCCGCGAACTGGCCGTGTCGAAGGCGACCGACTTCTCCTCCTCGCCAGCTGTGGGTGTGAAGGCCACGGTGGACGGCACCGTGGTCGAGGTCGGTGGCCCCTACCTACTCGACCAGCATGGCCGCGACGAACTCCCTGTCGCCGATCACTGGCGCACCGAGGGCGCGATCATCCTGCACATCCTCGCCAATGGTCGGGTGATCGGTGCGCTGCGGTTGGCCGATGAGATCCGGCCCGAGTCCCGTGACGCCGTCGACGCGCTCCATGCTGCCGGTGCGCAGGTCGTCATGATCACCGGCGATGCTCAGGCCGTCGCCGACACCGTCGCCGCCGAACTGGGCATCGACCGGGTCTTCGCCGGGGTCCGGCCCGAAGACAAGGCCGCCAAGGTCGCCCAGCTCCAGCACGAGGGCCGCAAGGTCGCCATGGTCGGCGATGGGGTCAATGACGCCCCGGCGCTGGCCCAAGCCGACGTCGGCATCGCCATCGGCGCCGGGACCGACGTGGCGATTGGCTCCGCCGGGGTGATCCTGGCCAGCTCGGATCCGCGCTCGGTGCTCTCGGTCATCGAACTCTCCCGCGCGAGCTACCGCAAAATGAAACAGAACCTGTGGTGGGCCGCCGGCTACAACCTCGCCGCCGTGCCTCTCGCCGCTGGCGTATTGGCCCCGGTCGGATTCGTGCTGCCCATGAGCGTCGGCGCCATCCTCATGTCGCTATCGACAGTCGTTGTCGCTCTCAACGCCCAGCTGCTGCGGCGCCTCGACCTGAGCCCAGAATCCGTCACAAGAGCGATGGAGCGAGGATAA
- a CDS encoding heavy-metal-associated domain-containing protein, producing MSTSTTIHTLLRAEGFSCPSCVSKIEKRVGRLKGVEKVEVHFASARIEVDHDPDVTSVDDIVAAIAKAGYTARPSAF from the coding sequence GTGAGTACTTCCACCACCATTCACACTCTTCTTCGCGCCGAGGGCTTTTCCTGCCCGTCGTGTGTGTCGAAGATCGAGAAGCGGGTCGGCCGTCTGAAGGGCGTCGAGAAGGTGGAGGTCCACTTCGCCTCCGCGCGTATCGAAGTCGACCACGACCCGGACGTCACCAGTGTCGACGACATCGTCGCCGCCATCGCCAAGGCCGGCTACACCGCACGCCCCTCGGCATTCTGA